A window of Quercus robur chromosome 12, dhQueRobu3.1, whole genome shotgun sequence genomic DNA:
AAGCaacaccaaaacaaaacccacataTTTGATCATCAATTCTAGCAAACCCACAAAATTCTCAAATATCAAATACCCAAATCAAATctaaccacccccccccccccccctcccaaaaaaaaaaaaaaaaaaaaactaaaatcaaataataatattttttaaaaaaaaaaaaaacacttctcAATTGCCCAAGTCAGTTCCTTGCTTAATATTAGTGATGACTTTAGAGTGAAGTGGAATTCATTAGAGCTTCGGTAGTGGCAATGGTTGTGTTCATTGCAATGGTATGGCCgagatgtggttttttttttttttttttgtggattggGCCTTGACTATAGGTCTATGTAGGTGAAATATTTGATGTTGAGATTGTGTGGGGATTTTGTGTTTGGAGGGCATATTTGTGTAGGTGAAGTatttgatgatgagtttgtgtggGGATTCTGTGTTTGGAAAGTATACTTGATGAAGTAGAGACAAAAGCAAGTGAGTGGAAGAAAGTGAAGGTAAAGGGACGAGAGAGATTGGATacgggaagagagaaaaaataataaaacataaaaaacaaattaacaataattatataaatatacatgGTTGTTGTAGCAACAATGGACATCAACCATGTATATTTAGACAACTCTGGCTTAATTAACATGGGAGATTTTAGGGATAAAACATGTAAAACTAaccacttttttatattttacaaagAATGGTACGAGTGCTCTTAACATGTAAGTAAGGAATACCAATACCCAACACATTACAGAGGAAAACTGTGTGACAACTAAGGCATGCTATATGATTACTTCTACTAACGacaaattttatgagaaaaatgcAACTAAAATGTTAGAATCAATGGTTTGAGTGATAGTCTAGTAGTATTAACATAATTTGTTGTACTCAATGTCTACTATTAAGCTATTTTTATTAGGAGATTGCATTGCCATTGATTACTCACCAGTTTTAAATTAATTTGTGAATTTCAAAGACAACACTAGTCACTAGTGCATGGTAATATACTAATATGAGGGCTAGATCCTTTTGCAACATGGGTTTAACacacaaattcaaaaaagtAAGTTTATAGAGTAGCATATTGGTCCGGGCCCAAAGCCGAAAGCATAGTATTGCACGCTTAGGCTTGATCCTATAATTGTAAAGGCCTACTCATAAGTCATAGCTTAGCCCATCCCATTAGATTTTCTTCCTTAGGTAGCGTTTGGATTGCGTTTTGAGGGCAATGTTTTGAGGTTTGCGTTTTACTTACCGTGGGATCCACATCTACAGTGCCACGAAATAAACGCGCAAAAGTTATAGCTGAAACGCATGGATGAAAGCTTAAACGCACCATTTCATTAACGTTGTGCGTGTGCGTGTACTGTTTATGGACACAACCTTGAAAGGAAACGCGTTACTACTGTATACTGTTCACTCATCTGACCCACGAAGCAGAGTAAACACAAAACGGTGCATTCAGGCCAACGACTAATTTTCGCATTCTTAggtttcttctttctctcaacTACTGTGGCAGAGATgtcttcaattttcttcaatGTTCCGTCCTCTTCCTCTTCAATGAATTACACCTACACACCAACCAATAAACCATCAAAATAGAGGAAACACGGTAATTGCAAACCCATTACGCAAAACAAACGAACCCGATCCCCTGTTCTTCCTTCGCTCGAGCTTACCTTCTCTCTGCTTGGGACGTCGTTGCCGCCATAGTAAATCTCTGCATATACAGGTAATTTGTGTCTAACTTCTCATACTCTCTAATCTGTTGGTGTGTGGTTATATTGTTTTCCATGAGGCTTCAATCTGTGATTTTGTGTTCAACATTTGTGTGTGGTTTTTATGTTTTCCATGACATTAGGATATGGGTTTCTCTCTCCTTCGTGTAATTTTGTGTGTTTCTTTTCTTGCCTATGTTGTATTTGGACTATGTGAATTAACTTTGCATTTTTCATGTGGGCATGCGTAACCGATTATGATATGCATATAAGCTGTTTGTTGAAATGCCTCAATAAGTATAGAAAGAAGTTGTAGCAAAAATGGGTAAGGGGAAATCAAAGGACGGTGGTAATGAAGTGAGAATTGGGTGGAAAGAACCAGCGgaattaaaagttttttgtgatttgtgtgcTGCTTAAGTCCTAGACGGCAAGAGGAATTGAGGAGTTTTTAGATGGGAAGGGGTTGATGCAGTGATTGAGTAATTGGGTGAAAtgggaaaaatgttgactcACACGCAGTTTAAAAACAAATGGAATTATCTAAGAAAACAGTGAAAGGCTTGGAAGGAGTGTTTTGAGTGTGAGACTGGTTGGGTTATGATGCTGTAACTGGGAAGCTTAAGGCCAGTGATGAGTGGTGGACCCGAAAACTTCAGGTTAGTTCACTTTACATAATTGTGAAAAACTCAACTGTCTACAACTATATTGTGTTCTAACTACTGGTTGTCCACATGTAGGCATGTCCCAAGGCATTAACCTTTAAAAACAAACATTTGCCGAATATTCAGTCCATGGAAGTCATGTTTGAAGGCACGATTGTAACGGGGAAAAATGCATTCTGCACGAGTGGTGAAATACCAAAGGAATGTACTGAAGGATCTAGGGACTCTACTGATAGTAAAGAATTTGTTGACCCATAATGTCAACCCTCTACAAATGTTGACTCAATGGAGGTTGAAGGCCTATCATCGTCGAAGGCAAGACCAGTAGTGAATAAGGGGAAAAGCCTATCATCATTGAAGGCCCAGGAGACTACTAGAGCTATTGTCaacttctttattttcttttcaaaaatcatGTGTGCAACCTTGGCTCTTTCAACGTTTCGTTTTGCAACTTGCTCCCTTTCCAATGCTGCGACTATCAGGGCGTATGCTTGCTTTGACTCTTCATTGGCAACTTCCACCGCAAGCTCCAATCGCTTGAATTTGGCGATAACAATAGGTGTTGTTGTTGCGCCATGCGTAAAACAAATTCTAGTGTCTAATCACTTGAAGAACTTGCATGCACGGTCATCATCTTGCACAATACAAGACAACATATAAACAAGAATATAACGAATTGGTTCTTTAATGTACAACACAAATATTTTGCCAATACTTGGATATGGTACTTACTAGTGACCAATAGCGACAACTATAAAACCTCTTACCAAATGTATGAAGTTTCAAGAACGTCCTAATAATGCAGTTGTCAACGTCACAAAAATGGCCATCAAAACTAGAGAGATAGTTAGTCGTTTCCATCATTGGCATATTTTtctgttgaaaaataaaaatagaagataAGGTGCATATGTAAGTAAGCAATATAACTCAAGAACTAAGAAAgctaagggggggggggggacttcATGATTCATGGACCTTAAGTTTTCCATTGAACATACAAATCAATAAaacaatttgtttattttttatcgTTCTTctgcatgtccaaaacacaaTAATATGTCATTCAGCCTTGCAAATCAGACTTCACTACATCAAATACAAGAATTTAAATTGAAATCTCTAACATTTATACTTTCTACTAGGGTCCAATCTTCAGTCTCAGatgttataaatattaatacCAACCAAAGTAGaacctacattttatttaactGCACAAAGACCTCGAGGGCTAGCCCCTCTTGGATGAACCCAGATGTAAGGAGATGGAGTAGTTCCGGATCTTTGAAACCAACAGCTCACATAACACGTTTGGGAACCACTCTATTGACTAATGTAGGAGCAAAAATAATTGACAAATTACAAAAAGAAGATAAACCTTAGTTGAGTGACATCTTCTATATCCCAATTCTTAGTTGAGTCTTCCtttattgccaaaaaaaatcttagcataataaataataataaaaaataaaaaataagtaaaaaaaaaaaccaaaaccgtAGCCAAAACTCAATctaataaaacccaaaaaaccaaaccaaacaaaacatttgtataagagagagagacaccATCACAAACCAATGGCCTCTGCAGCTGAAACCAACGGCCCTGTCACAGAAACACAAagtaataactaaacatattcagTGATGACTTGCAAGTACCAtggtttcaaatttattatgtcAAATAATGGGCCAAGATAAGGACTGCATGAGTAACTAAAGAGCCCTACTACTTGTAAAAGTTGAGAAATCCACTCTCAACCGACTTCAGGGTGCACCATAAATTCATAGAATATAATTGCAATATAAATACGATGAGGAATAGCATGCTGTTCATAACAAAATTTCCAACTCAATATTGTTCTATGactatttacaattttttaaagtttggttaaacaaatcaataattaaacattttagTCTATACTCATTTTCTAAATACGCATTTGTTTTAGGCATTGTTTCTATTGCTTCAATTttgaaagtttcaaaaaaagagTGCATGATGaccaaatataaaaatgaataacTTATAAAATAGAATGATGAAAGTAATACAATATGTAAAAAGGAATGGAATTATGTTTCACAGCCATGGTCACCTCCACTTTTTATTTGTATCTATTTTTGGCATATTTCCAACCAAAGTTGAAATGAACATGAACCATAGTGGAAGTGCATTACTAATGAGAATGTTCTTTTAATTTCCTGAATCAAGTATCATGATTGGTTTGTGCAATGTACGACAAAAATATCCACTTAAAACTTGTctggccaaaaaagaaagaattgtttATGCTTAAGGACATAATTACATGATAAAGCAAGGGTGTAGCTACATgaattttgaatgaaaattctTACACGGACATGAAGTTGGGAAATTGACAATATGAAGcgaacaaaaatggaaaaatgcaTGCTACCCTGACCCatgtcattatcttttttctacTATAGATTTAAAGTTGTCATTGATgtaaaaaaagagtaaagaaaGTTAATTATAGCATGCGAAGAAAGATCAATTATTTCCATGCTTGTCTCCTATATCTAAAGCTCAAATAGATAGCCTGACTAAGGTTAATGGGTGGGGTAAAGATACCAAATTATACATATTTCACTTGTAGCATCCCTAGAGAATGCACAAGAAACTACAAGTTACAAATTCTTAATCACTCAACcaattgcaaaaataaataaataaatacacatCAATACAAGACCAAAGCACTATTAATTCGACTCTAAATCAAAAACGTTGTGCCCCTTATACAAAGGGAAAGTAAAGGGAAGAAAGAAGCATCAAACaccatcacaattcacaaacttAAAAACCCATTGGCCCAGAAATTAAAAACCTTCTGCActgtattctaatttctaatcaTATATGCATAAAACAAGCTTAACAGATTAGGCTCTTAACCTCAATAGgccattttagaaaagaaattaaaagcaaaGCAGAACAACTGGGGTTAGATTCCaacaattcaaaagaaaagaaagccacaaaataacaaaaactaacCGGAATTAAACAAATGGGTCAACAAGCGTAATTGGAAGAGGCGTGAAATGAGTTTATGGGAAGAGAAGTGTTAGGTTGGGAGAGGAGTGAAATTGGAAGATGGTGAAATGGGTTTATGGGAAGAGAGGTGTTACGGTGGGAGATGAGTGAAATTGGGGAAAAGGGTGAACCCAGGTTTATGGAAGGAAGAGTACACTAGAGGGAACTCGATCTTCGCCGGAATCGGACTGGGTTGTCTTCCTCGTGGGTTTCTCTTCTGAGCCCTTCACCGACGTCAAACCGATGTAGGTCTTCCTCATGGATTTCTCTGGTGGGTATGGACCTCTCTTCTCCAAGACACAGGCGTTAGGGTGGGTGAGGAGTGaatagaagcaaaaaaaaaaaaaaaaaaagtaaacccAACCTTAGATACTTTCAACTGAGCTACAGTACTCGGACCCCAAAATAATTAGCCAGCGTTTTTCACTTATTTGCTATTagcggtatccaaacggacctttAGTGAGCGTTTGGATCTGGATAAACCTGCGTTTgcattttgctctttttttttttttttctgcactCGTTTCAACTTTAGGGGACAAGTGCATTGTTCACACACTGTTGAatactgttcacgcactgttgAGCCGTAACTTTTGACATTTTTGTGCACACCAATGGGTTCCGTGTACTGTTCACAGGAGCCACAAAcctcacttttcaacaactttttcattaaaaatgggtcttacggcactattcacacattcaaaaatttgttgctataatattttcaattttcagctgtatccaaataGACCTTTAATCATATATTCCTTAGATTTACTCCATTTCTACCAGAATAGACTACTCTCAGTACTCGCTTGAAAATGTTTATTTTAGCCGATTTATTGGACTTGAAAAATACTACTAAACTGCAATACACttggaaaaatataaataaatttaaaaattaaaaagttatatatagaTCAATAagctcaaaaacaaaatcatggCAAACATGTGATTGAGGATACATGCGTTGATCTTTAAGGTTTGGTTTCAAACCCCTTTTTCGAAAGACAGCTGCAATGCAACTTGCACATTAATAAAGCAGCTCCTGCTTAAAAAGCGACAATCGGATTGAAGACTAACGCGTAGCATGTGTTTTCTATACCAACAacatcttgattttttttctttttttcaagtgacaaaattttcttattttatacaGTAAACGAGTAAATAACATCAGAATCTTACAAAGAGCAAGTTTAAAGAGGTAGTTCACCTCAACAGTGTATAGCTAGCATATAGAACAGCCATTCACAACATAAACAGTTAATTGATACTATAGACCTTCggacaaataacaaaaaaaaaaaaaaagaaaaaaaaagaaaaaaggcaaaATACAGCTTTTGAGATAATTAAAACCGCCCTTGTAGACGGGCATTTCTAGATGCCAGGGCATCGATACACACAACAGCCCTATTGCCGCCTCCACGATTACAACAATTGGGAAATTCACTATAACTACAACTAAGGCAGACATTAAAACAAACAACATCAACAGCAGTGAAAGTGCTTGTCTTTAGTCTACTGACATGCTGCacataaaaaatacattagaGCTAGCTGTATACAGTGCTCGCCGGCTTGCCATCCACAGTATTTTGAAAGTCTTCTATACTTCCTCGTGACCATGGCTGCTACTCTTCAATATGTTGTACTTGCAGAGGGGACAGGTAGCATTGATATAGAGCCACTTATCCACGCAGTTGCAGTGAAAATGGTGACCACAAGGAAGTTCTCTAAGCTCGACCCCATCATCATAAGCAGAAAGGCAGATGCAACACTCCTACAGATGATCATAAGCATTCAAATACTCTTAATTAGGAAACAAGCTTTTGTTAAGCCACAAAAACATTACATAGGAATTTACATAAGAACATGGATAAAAACCAAGTTCATAACAAAACATTCTGGAAAATAAGTTTTACTTCATTTTGGCAAAAATTGTAATAACAGTAGGAGAAAACAACAGgcaaggaagaaaagaaagctaaccaggaaaaaggaaaaaaaaaaaaaaaaaaaaacactaaaatattaAACTACATACTGCATCGTCCTCCGAAAGAACGTGTTCAATCGGTGGATCTGTGCCACATTCAGTCATTATCCCTCCAGAAAGTTTCTCATTATTGTCAACCCTtcgaaatttgaattttgatagcTGTTCAATGTCATCTTTTGTTGCACCTTCCTGCTTTGATAATAGCCGATCAGGaataaaaaagggggggggggggggggttggaaGAACATCAGCATGAATTACAATATTTCACTCTAGTAGAATTTAGAATCATATGAGCTGCCTAAAGTAAAAATCAAACTTTCAAGCATTgcctttattttaattttcagataATAGCAAATTATTTATATCTGATGCCAAGTGATACACCCAATAATTGTCAATCAAAccagagaattttttttttttttttttatatgtctagTAGTCCATAGATATTAATTTTAGACACTTTTAATCCCAAAATGCTGTGAGTTAACATAGGACAAAACTTTAGTCAGggacaaaaggaaaaaaggattATGCAGTTAACCCCAATCAGTAGGGCCTAACACTTTTCTGAGCTGACTTGATATTCCAATGTGCAAAGTATCATAAACCACCATAAGCAGATGTCAACATACCCTTTGGGATCTGGCAATTCAAACACGTCACTGAATAAAGGTACAACAAATCAACCACCACCCCTAGCCGATAGGTCTACAATCAGTATTATATTCCAAACGCCCAATGTGGGCTTGCGCATTGAAAAGTCTCCATGCACTTCTGCGCCTCAATCATAAACGATTAGGTTCAGAacgatttttaatttataaataaatgtcCATGTctcctataaggaaaataaTCAACCCATGTCATTCTAACACAACATATACCTGCAGGCTGCAGGCTTCACAGAATCTGGCCACAAAATTTAAGTCAAAAGGATACTCCAATCTCCATGAGCAGTCTCCTACTTCAAAAAGTCCACCCAATCCCTTTTATCCTAAAGGATAGTAGAAGAGTCAGATGAATGCAACAGACAACAATGCCATTGAGCAACGTTGTTTGCAACTTGAAAACTGATATGAGGAGCTTTCTaaattcagtttttaaacaccCTAAAATGAACAACATAACTCGAATACTCCTAAAAAAATAATCCTACCAaacatgttgttttcttttggaacagtttttagtatttaaacactaaaaattgttgtttgaaatcaagaaccAAATGGGCCCATAGCAGAGTCAACTGGAACCTAGTACAGTTGGCTTCATGGTAAAAGTGTGAAATAAATAGGATGGTATAACTGCCATGTCATAAGTTGGAGGAAGCCTTTCTTAACATGAAGGACAGCATCACCGATTTACCAACTAATGCTCTACTTCCTTTCCCTTGCTCTTCAAAGTGCTTCCTTCTGCAAAACTTGGTATATTTATATGTTGCGTTACAGCATGACAAGTCAGTGCATGCTCTACAAGGATGAACAGCTCCATAAATAAAGTTTGTAGAAAAATATCCCTCCATTCTGtcctattatttcttttttcttgccAATGTATCATAATTTTTCTTGGTTCTTAGTCAAAGATCTTTATTGGAtaatttgggggaaaaaaatacaattaatcATTAAAGTTAGAACCTCCTGTTTAGGTAATTGTATAGCAAAATTACAGGAACCAAGATGCATGGAATTGGATTTGTGTTTCCAGAGGATGGGGAAATCTGGTTAACTCTGGTCTAGATAATCCAACaaaacatcaacattttgtaaaaaatataaactcCAGTCAAAATTTCAGACAATTATTCCTGAAACAAATGAACCCACCGTAAGATCCTTTTACCCCAAATAAGAAAAGAACACTATATGACACTGACTTGAGTAAGACACTTgcaaatccccccccccccccccccccccccccccaaaaaaaaaaaaaaaaaccaaaaagaaattattatgtttttcttCTCCATAAAACTTTAAAATCCACTCAATATGGCAATGAGAAGGGCTCTGAGGGACAAATGCTCCCTTGTAGGTACATCAATAAGTAGGCAGCCATGTTTGAGCACCATCAAAGCTATATGTACCCGAGCATGCCACTTTCCAGAGGTGCTTGGAAATCAAATTCCTAATGAGGCTAGAATAAATGCAGCTCAATGAAACATTTCCAACATATTTAATTCTAACTTCCCCTTATAAAACTTCTAACTAACAAAAACTCACAAAGAAGTTAATCTAGGCTTCCCACCTAGATCAATCCACGGTTAAACCTTCAATTTGCACGAAGAATTTTTTGATTAATAATAACAGTCTAACTACAAAATAAGCCATCTTTAACTTTTATAGAGCTTCCAAGAACATAAGAGATAAAGATAAACATCCATAATACGAATCCTAACTGAACTCAAATAGTAATCCAAATACTAAACTACTCCTTATCTAAGAATATGAAATTCAATCCCTAACAcaactaaaactaaataaataattacttaaatataaaattatccaatgaaaattcaaaataaaatattgaaataatttcCGGTTGTGCTCCTGCATCAAAAACCTACAGGTAGTAGAACGTAATTAAAGGCTCAAAccaaaataaatgaacaaagtAGACATCAACTAGAACTCCACCTATATTCAGTTATTCACAAATAGGCATCAAAATCCTTTCGGGGCTGACTGTTTAATCACCTGAAAGTCTACCATTAAATTGAAGACCTTCCCAAGTTAATCAACTCTCTTTCTATATTCTGCCATAAGAAACATTTCAGATGGACACACCAACccagcaaataaataaattcagaTTGAATCACCTGCTACAGAAGTAATTGCAGGACTAACCCCATCATAGGGAACATCCATTTTAGAACCCAAAGTCACATTCTCAGTGACTTTGTCTGTCACTGTTATTCAATTGAACTCTAATATTTGCGATACATAATTAGTCAGAAATGTTTAATCCATTAAATGAGTATTTCTGGTTTCAAGTTTTAACCTAAAAATTAAGTGGTAAATTATTTCTAGGCTACTATTGCTGCTCAGAATTCATACAGCATAAATAAGTTAGTGAAATAGAGCACTCAGAGcgatgaaaaacaaaacatatgCAAGGAAAGTAGTATAACAGTGCTACCTGGTCCGCCACAGCATATAAAAGTGCTATGATACATGGAAGACAGCAGCAAACAGCGATACCAATGACACATGCCAGTGCAACACAGAAAACGACAAAGAAAACATCAAAACCCAGGAAGATTATACATAGCCTGCATTCCACATCATATTACCCAGTGTAAGATTCAATTACAGATAATGTTTCaatttgagagaaagagagaacgaACAAATACCAGTAAAGCTGAGGTGAGTCATGTGCTAAATCTTGACCACCCGCAGATACCCAGTAGAATCCAATGATCCACCAGATAAATGAAAACATAGTATTTGCTGATTCAAGATGTTTTGCTACACTACTGCAAGGATAATAGCACAAAAAGATCATATATAATGCAATCTCAAACGATACAAGTGTATTGTAATAAATACCCTCCCAATCCAATAGGAAATCAATCAAATAGAACTAGTCAcataaaaaatgtcaatttgaattttgtaaagCTTCAATTAAAAATTCCAACATCTTATACTCCACATAATGTACCCAGCACCTACTAACTCTAGCAAATCGTAGAATTCAAAACACATAATGTGTTGAGTATAATCCATTCAAAAAGGAAACCACAACACAGAAATgtatgtgataaaaaaaaaatcaaatcaaatcatctTACCATACATTATACaaccagaaaaaagaaaaaagaaaaaaaaaacaatgttctTTCTACAGCATGTCATCAAGCATAAATAGTTCACACATTTCTTCatacacaattaaaaaatataattagcaATACAAGAAAACACAAGGCAACAAAACATAAATACAGAAATGAACTCTGTGTTCTCATTTTCCACCACTACCACCAAAACATAAATatcaaaaaccacataaaaaatttccattcAATCCCACACCTGTccaaaaaatccaataaacaaACTGGGAACAGAAAATATCAGATAACTATGCGACTGACTATAAAGCTTCCAACTTCAACAAGAGAACTCTGTTTCAAAATTTATCAAACACCCAATTCGATTCTATCAAAAAAGAGACAACGTAAAGCAAAATTACCCAGAGCCCTCCTCATCCAAATGCTCCGACAAACTCACGTACTGCTGCCCCGACTCGTCTCGCGTATTCAACCCGCCTTCACGGCCCTGGCGTCGCCGGCGCAGGCGCCTGCGGTACTCGACACAGACGCAGGCCATGTGGAGGAGGCACTGGATGGCGTAGCCGAGGATCCAGAGCCTGAGGGGCATGCTAGGGGCCTCATAGCGGCTGAGGAAGAGGACAGTAGCAGCCACAACAACAAAGGCGAGATTCCAGAGCACGTCGAGGATCACCACGGGCTTCGAGTAGGCCCAGTCGCTCTGGCGCTCCTCGAGCTGCTCCGCCGCGGTCTCCCGAACCATCATCGACGGCTCGCGCATCACGCGGCGGCTGCTGGCTTGGCGGAGGAACCGCGCGGCCTGGCGGAGGCTCTGGCGCTGCACGAATCGGCGGCTGGTGTTGGGGTTGTTTGGGCTAATGTTAGCATTAGAATCGTCGCTGGAGTTGCTCGAGGTGGTGTTGTTGTTCAGAAACGGCGACGTGTCGACGATGTCGGAGGTGGATCGGTTCGGAGACCTTGTCGAAGCCATTTTGttgctgcttttttt
This region includes:
- the LOC126710588 gene encoding E3 ubiquitin-protein ligase At4g11680-like isoform X2, with the translated sequence MASTRSPNRSTSDIVDTSPFLNNNTTSSNSSDDSNANISPNNPNTSRRFVQRQSLRQAARFLRQASSRRVMREPSMMVRETAAEQLEERQSDWAYSKPVVILDVLWNLAFVVVAATVLFLSRYEAPSMPLRLWILGYAIQCLLHMACVCVEYRRRLRRRRQGREGGLNTRDESGQQYVSLSEHLDEEGSGSVAKHLESANTMFSFIWWIIGFYWVSAGGQDLAHDSPQLYWLCIIFLGFDVFFVVFCVALACVIGIAVCCCLPCIIALLYAVADQECCICLSAYDDGVELRELPCGHHFHCNCVDKWLYINATCPLCKYNILKSSSHGHEEV
- the LOC126710588 gene encoding E3 ubiquitin-protein ligase At4g11680-like isoform X1; amino-acid sequence: MASTRSPNRSTSDIVDTSPFLNNNTTSSNSSDDSNANISPNNPNTSRRFVQRQSLRQAARFLRQASSRRVMREPSMMVRETAAEQLEERQSDWAYSKPVVILDVLWNLAFVVVAATVLFLSRYEAPSMPLRLWILGYAIQCLLHMACVCVEYRRRLRRRRQGREGGLNTRDESGQQYVSLSEHLDEEGSGSVAKHLESANTMFSFIWWIIGFYWVSAGGQDLAHDSPQLYWLCIIFLGFDVFFVVFCVALACVIGIAVCCCLPCIIALLYAVADQEGATKDDIEQLSKFKFRRVDNNEKLSGGIMTECGTDPPIEHVLSEDDAECCICLSAYDDGVELRELPCGHHFHCNCVDKWLYINATCPLCKYNILKSSSHGHEEV